In Rhodamnia argentea isolate NSW1041297 chromosome 4, ASM2092103v1, whole genome shotgun sequence, the following proteins share a genomic window:
- the LOC115740954 gene encoding pro-cathepsin H-like, with amino-acid sequence MARARFLCSFLLLAIACSAAATSFEDSNPIRLVSDGGLLHDLESSILQIVGHTRHALSFARFANRYGKRYETVEEIKLRFEIFRESLKLIRSTNKKGLPYTLGVNQFADWSWEEFRRHRLGASQNCSATTKGNHKLTDEVLPEMKDWREMGIVSPIKDQGHCGSCWTFSTTGALEAAYHQATGKQISLSEQQLVDCARAFNNFGCSGGLPSQAFEYIKYNGGLDTEEAYPYTAEDGSCKFLADNVGVQVLDSVNITLGAEDELKHAVAVVRPVSVAFQVVKDFRLYKSGVYTSDTCGDTSMDVNHAVLAVGYGVENGVPYWLIKNSWGADWGDHGYFKMEMGKNMCGVATCASYPIVA; translated from the exons TCCGGCTTGTCTCCGACGGCGGCCTCCTCCACGACCTCGAGTCATCCATCCTCCAGATCGTCGGCCACACCCGCCACGCCCTCTCCTTCGCGCGCTTCGCCAACAG GTATGGGAAGCGGTACGAGACAGTGGAGGAGATCAAGCTGAGGTTCGAGATTTTCAGGGAGAGTCTCAAGTTGATTCGATCCACCAACAAGAAGGGCTTGCCTTACACTCTCGGTGTCAATC AGTTTGCTGATTGGAGCTGGGAGGAGTTCAGGAGGCACAGATTGGGAGCTTCTCAAAACTGCTCTGCCACCACCAAGGGCAACCACAAGCTCACCGACGAAGTTCTTCCCGAAATG AAAGACTGGAGAGAAATGGGCATTGTAAGCCCAATTAAAGATCAGGGCCACTGTGGATCTTGCTGGActttcag CACCACTGGCGCTCTTGAGGCTGCTTATCACCAAGCAACCGGGAAACAAATCTCTCTTTCTGAGCAGCAGCTTGTGGACTGCGCTAGGGCTTTCAACAACTTTGGATGTAGTGGTGGGTTGCCCTCCCAAGCCTTTGAGTACATCAAGTACAACGGTGGCCTTGATACCGAGGAAGCATATCCTTATACCGCAGAGGACGGCTCCTGCAAATTCTTGGCTGATAATGTTGGTGTCCAAGTCCTCGACTCTGTTAATATCACCTTG GGTGCTGAGGATGAACTAAAGCATGCAGTCGCCGTGGTCCGGCCAGTGAGCGTGGCATTCCAGGTCGTGAAGGACTTCAGGTTGTACAAGTCGGGTGTCTACACCAGTGATACATGTGGCGACACTTCCATG GATGTGAACCATGCTGTTCTTGCTGTTGGTTATGGAGTTGAAAATGGCGTTCCGTATTGGCTCATCAAGAATTCCTGGGGAGCAGACTGGGGCGACCACGGATACTTCAAGATGGAGATGGGGAAGAACATGTGTG GCGTCGCTACTTGTGCATCATACCCTATTGTGGCCTAG